DNA sequence from the Catenulispora sp. GP43 genome:
AACCGCATGGAGCCGGTCCGCAAGCTGGCCCGCTCCATGGTCGGCGCGCGCACGGTGCTGTTCCTGGGCCGCCACGTCGGCTACCCGATGGCCCTGGAGGGCGCGCTCAAGCTCAAGGAGCTGGCCTACATCCACGCCGAGGGCTTCGCCGCCGGCGAGCTCAAGCACGGCCCGATCGCCCTGATCGAGCAGGACCTGCCGGTGGTGGTCGTGGTGCCCTCGCCGAAGCGGCCGCTGCTGCACGACAAGATCGTGAGCAACATCCAGGAGATCCGGGCCCGCGGCGCCAAGACCATCGTCATCGCCGAGGACGGCGACGACGTGGTCACCCCCTACGCGGACTTCCTGTTCCACGTCCCGGAGCTGCCGATCCTGCTGCAGCCGCTGGTGGCCACGGTCCCGCTGCAGGTGTTCGCCGCCGAACTGGCGGACGCCCTGGGCTACGACGTGGACCAGCCGCGTAACCTGGCGAAGTCGGTCACGGTGGAGTAGGTCGAGTAAGGACGCGCATGATCCTGGGTGTGGGCATCGACGTGGTGGACGTCGAACGGTTCGCGGCCTCGCTGGCCCGCACCCCGGCTCTGCGGGAGAAGCTGTTCACGCCCGCCGAGCGCGAGCGCGGCACGGCCTCCCTGGCCGCCCGCTTCGCGGCGAAGGAGGCACTGGCCAAGTCCCTCGGCGCGCCCCGCGGCCTGCGCTGGCACGACGGCGAGGTGGTGACCCTGCCGGACGGCCGGCCGGAGCTGCGGGTCACCGGGACGGTCGCGGCGCTGGCGGACTCGCGCGGGATCCGGACGTTCCACGTGTCGCTGTCGCATGACGCCGGGATCGCTTCGGCGGTGGTCATCGCCGAGGGGTGAGGCGGTCGGGCCGGGCGGCGGCACTTCGGGCCTCTTCAGCCGCGGCGCTTGCCGAGCGGCGCTCGCACCTGGTCTGCGCGATGCCCGTGTCGCTTACCGGCGCCGCTTGCCGAGCAGCAAGCCGGGCCGTCTGCGCGTGCCCGCGATGCTTTACCGGCAGTGCTCACCGAGCAGCGAGCCGGCAGCCGCCGCAGCTCGCCGCCCGCGACCCCTCACCGATGCCGCTCCCCGAACGGCGCACCGGGCCGCCCCGCGGGCCGCGTCCCCGACGGTCCGCCGGGCCTGCGCCCGGCCGGCCCCGGCCTCATCGCGGCAGCGACTGCTGCCGGGCCCGCTGCGCCAGCCGCTCGCGCCGGCGCTCCGCGAACCGCGAGAGCCGCCGCACCCGCAGGTTGGTGTGCTCAGCCTGGCCGCTGAGCGTGAGTCGGATCGCGTCCGGCGCGGCCGGCCCGAGGCCGGGCTGGCCGAGGTTGGCGTGCCGGGTCGCCAGGCCCGAGGTGTCCAGCACCGTGCCGGCCGGCACCAGGATGCGCAGGTTCGCGTGCCGTACGTCCAGCACCATGTCGACCTCGCGGGCGCCGCTGAACACCGCCTCGGTGAAATCCAGCAGGACGTTGCCGTGCCGCACCGTGACGTTCAGCTGCCGCGGCACCAGCCACGCGCCGCGCTTGTGCGTGTTCCCGTGCGAGATGGTGATGTTCTGCGAAGCCTGCGCCTCGGTCCGGCGCGCCAGACCCGCCTGCTGCGTCGCACGCGGCAGGTCCTTGGTGAGCTTGTCCAGCTCGCCGTAGGTCCGGGCGCTCATCGCGGCCTCGATCCGCTGGTCGAGCTCGTCGCCGTCGATGCGTCCGTCGCCGGCGGCCACCCGCAGCTGGTCGACGATGATGTCGCGGTCCTCGTGCGACGCCCGCATCTCTGCCCGCGGCACCGGAAAGTCCTGCGACACGAAGTGTCTCCTTAACGGGTGGTGGTGGGAGACGGGCGGGCCCTCCCCTGACATGGCGGAGATCCTATCGAGGCCTGCCGGGCCATGACAGGGTGTACACATGCTGAGGGCGCATTCGGTAGACCAGGTCCGGCACGCGGAGGCCGCGCTCATGGCGCGTCTGCCCGACGGCGAGCTGATGCAGCGCGCCGTCTCCGGTCTGGCGTCGGAGTGCG
Encoded proteins:
- a CDS encoding DUF1707 domain-containing protein, translating into MSQDFPVPRAEMRASHEDRDIIVDQLRVAAGDGRIDGDELDQRIEAAMSARTYGELDKLTKDLPRATQQAGLARRTEAQASQNITISHGNTHKRGAWLVPRQLNVTVRHGNVLLDFTEAVFSGAREVDMVLDVRHANLRILVPAGTVLDTSGLATRHANLGQPGLGPAAPDAIRLTLSGQAEHTNLRVRRLSRFAERRRERLAQRARQQSLPR
- a CDS encoding holo-ACP synthase is translated as MILGVGIDVVDVERFAASLARTPALREKLFTPAERERGTASLAARFAAKEALAKSLGAPRGLRWHDGEVVTLPDGRPELRVTGTVAALADSRGIRTFHVSLSHDAGIASAVVIAEG